A genomic stretch from bacterium includes:
- a CDS encoding GAF domain-containing protein, producing the protein MKASIDWKAKYQALEAEYEKLLAENKALKEEIEHLRGQLERRTGRTTPVSEAPTTVEEPAAPITTTEELRDTLKRLVTKIAMILQAEKCVIKLYDKDTGELVAQPPAFGMTDEEVKLYRTRATQGVSGEAFMTGQPIIVNDSLSDPRTAKEFASLFGIRNSLTVPLIVERRDEDGKVVDRIRVGVLKVFNKRFGGQFTDEDVRLAMVLARSAASVIAQAKLYLEALEEKRQLEATLESMLVGVLAVNNKGRITVLNHVARQLLEIPPNNSVGADYQEVIKDERVREIIRRTLENGEEVVEELTFTVGTSERYFQAQTAPITGENNETLGEVTILSDITELKRLDQMKTDFVSHVSHELRTPLTSIKGFVATLLSDTEGYYDLETRREFLQIIDQECDRLTRLINDLLNLSRIESGRALELVLKPVDVVDIAKKIVEIQKNYTSKHEFVLDVQEPVPTVIADEDKVDQIITNLVSNAVKYSPNGGEVRITIKEDPETGGVLVAVKDQGLGIPKDVLPRLFQRFVRVEGRKISGTGLGLYLTRHLVEAHGGKIWVESEEGKGSTFYFTLPPAPPPKEE; encoded by the coding sequence ATGAAGGCGAGCATTGACTGGAAAGCGAAGTATCAAGCTTTAGAGGCGGAATATGAGAAGCTCTTGGCGGAAAACAAGGCGCTAAAAGAGGAAATAGAGCATCTGAGGGGGCAGTTGGAGAGGAGAACGGGTAGGACTACTCCTGTAAGTGAAGCGCCGACCACCGTTGAGGAACCCGCCGCTCCTATTACCACTACCGAGGAGCTGAGGGATACCCTTAAACGTCTGGTCACGAAGATAGCCATGATTCTTCAAGCGGAGAAATGTGTAATAAAGCTCTACGACAAGGATACTGGTGAGCTAGTTGCTCAACCTCCAGCCTTTGGTATGACCGATGAGGAGGTGAAACTTTATCGCACAAGGGCAACGCAAGGAGTGAGTGGGGAGGCGTTTATGACCGGGCAGCCCATCATAGTTAATGATTCCTTGTCCGACCCACGCACTGCTAAGGAGTTCGCCAGCCTTTTTGGGATAAGGAATTCCCTTACCGTCCCTCTTATAGTGGAGAGAAGGGATGAAGATGGAAAAGTAGTTGATAGAATTAGGGTAGGTGTGTTAAAGGTCTTTAACAAGCGCTTTGGTGGGCAGTTTACGGATGAAGATGTGCGTCTTGCTATGGTTCTTGCCCGCTCGGCAGCTTCCGTTATTGCTCAGGCAAAGCTCTATCTTGAGGCATTGGAGGAGAAGAGACAACTGGAAGCCACTCTTGAGAGCATGCTTGTGGGTGTGCTTGCGGTTAATAATAAAGGGAGAATAACTGTTCTTAACCATGTTGCGAGACAGCTATTGGAGATACCTCCAAATAACAGCGTGGGAGCTGATTATCAAGAAGTTATAAAAGATGAAAGAGTAAGGGAGATAATAAGGAGGACACTGGAGAATGGAGAGGAAGTGGTGGAGGAACTCACTTTCACGGTGGGCACAAGCGAGCGTTATTTCCAGGCACAAACAGCGCCTATAACTGGTGAAAACAATGAAACTTTGGGTGAGGTAACCATCTTATCTGATATAACCGAGTTGAAGCGTCTTGACCAAATGAAGACCGATTTCGTTTCCCATGTATCCCACGAGCTTAGAACGCCCCTTACCTCAATAAAGGGTTTTGTCGCTACATTGCTGTCGGACACTGAAGGCTACTACGACCTTGAGACACGGAGAGAATTCCTACAGATAATAGACCAGGAATGTGATAGATTAACGAGGCTGATTAATGACCTCCTTAACCTCTCTCGTATTGAGTCGGGAAGGGCATTGGAATTGGTTCTAAAGCCCGTGGATGTTGTAGACATCGCAAAGAAGATAGTAGAAATACAAAAGAATTACACATCAAAGCATGAATTCGTTTTAGATGTCCAAGAGCCAGTGCCCACGGTTATCGCAGATGAAGATAAGGTGGACCAAATAATAACTAACCTTGTGAGCAACGCGGTGAAATATTCTCCTAATGGCGGAGAGGTAAGGATAACGATAAAGGAGGACCCCGAAACCGGAGGCGTATTGGTTGCTGTTAAGGACCAGGGATTGGGGATTCCGAAGGATGTGCTTCCTCGTCTCTTTCAAAGGTTTGTCCGAGTGGAGGGAAGAAAGATTTCGGGAACTGGTCTTGGACTCTACCTCACAAGGCACCTCGTTGAGGCTCACGGCGGAAAGATATGGGTGGAGAGCGAGGAGGGAAAGGGTTCAACCTTTTACTTCACACTTCCACCCGCTCCACCTCCTAAGGAAGAGTGA
- a CDS encoding DUF89 family protein, giving the protein MRIRPDCLACVFRQCLEATKLSNSDENKAFSALKAAANLIPSFNNSDTPMSITMAMHRMVRERLGIDDPYKEVKRSFNEKGARAYPLLVQLMRSSHEPLETAIKIAIAGNIVDYALPIEKDLDKSLRLALESPLPMRDWEIFRKELEKSKNILYLLDNAGEIFYDKILIEHLVERGYEVAAVVRGGPAINDALLEDARFAGIDKLARVLTTGLDTVGFILNQASKEFLRALDQADLIIAKGQANLESLDETDYPAFFLLKAKCPIIAELTGVEVGGIVFQANRRRWRR; this is encoded by the coding sequence ATGAGGATAAGACCAGATTGCCTCGCCTGCGTCTTCAGGCAGTGCTTGGAAGCGACGAAATTATCAAACTCCGACGAGAATAAAGCTTTTTCCGCCTTAAAAGCAGCGGCTAACCTCATACCATCTTTCAATAATTCCGATACCCCGATGAGCATCACTATGGCTATGCATAGGATGGTGCGGGAAAGGCTTGGTATTGATGACCCCTATAAGGAGGTTAAGAGGAGTTTCAACGAGAAAGGGGCAAGAGCCTATCCTCTCCTCGTTCAACTAATGAGAAGCTCACACGAGCCTCTTGAAACTGCGATAAAGATTGCCATAGCGGGAAACATCGTAGACTATGCCCTACCGATTGAGAAAGACCTTGATAAATCCCTTAGGTTAGCCCTTGAGTCCCCTTTGCCGATGAGGGATTGGGAGATATTCCGTAAAGAGCTGGAAAAGAGCAAAAACATTCTCTATTTGCTTGATAACGCAGGGGAAATATTCTACGACAAAATTTTAATTGAGCACCTCGTTGAAAGGGGATATGAGGTCGCCGCGGTTGTGAGAGGTGGTCCAGCGATAAACGATGCTCTACTCGAGGATGCTCGCTTCGCGGGAATAGATAAGTTAGCGAGAGTCTTAACAACGGGCTTGGATACAGTGGGATTTATATTGAACCAGGCCTCCAAAGAATTTCTTAGGGCGCTTGACCAAGCGGATTTAATCATCGCTAAAGGGCAGGCGAACCTTGAATCGTTGGACGAAACCGATTATCCAGCTTTCTTTCTCCTCAAGGCGAAATGTCCCATCATTGCTGAATTGACAGGAGTAGAGGTGGGTGGCATAGTTTTTCAAGCGAATCGCAGGCGATGGAGAAGATAA
- a CDS encoding phosphoglycolate/pyridoxal phosphate family phosphatase encodes MEKIKLVIFDLDGVIYRGNSLLPGAKETIEELRKRGKSIAFLTNNSTRTRYQYIRKLSRLGIKSQVKEIFTSAWGTANFLKTKGTRKALVIGEEGLKKELKWAGIEVTSLPQNDVDYVVVGLDRRFNYKKLCNAFEAVKKGATFVATNMDYTFPLEDKIVPGGGSIVASLRWALNMEPIVIGKPSPFLLESIMNHYGVVKEQAVIVGDRLDTDIEMGKKAGMRTVLVLTGVTSREEAERQAIKPDEIIEKLDDLMDLEWLK; translated from the coding sequence ATGGAGAAGATAAAGCTCGTTATCTTCGATTTAGACGGAGTTATTTATAGAGGAAACTCCCTTTTGCCCGGCGCCAAGGAAACGATAGAGGAGCTTCGTAAGAGGGGTAAATCCATCGCATTCCTAACGAATAATTCTACCAGAACCCGGTATCAATATATAAGGAAATTATCCCGTTTGGGGATTAAATCGCAAGTAAAGGAGATTTTCACCTCCGCCTGGGGAACAGCCAATTTCTTGAAAACTAAAGGAACAAGAAAAGCTTTGGTCATCGGCGAGGAAGGCTTGAAAAAAGAACTTAAATGGGCTGGAATAGAGGTCACTTCCCTCCCCCAAAACGATGTAGATTACGTAGTGGTTGGTTTAGACCGTCGGTTTAATTATAAGAAGCTTTGCAACGCTTTTGAAGCAGTGAAAAAAGGAGCCACGTTCGTAGCTACAAATATGGATTATACATTCCCTTTAGAGGATAAAATCGTCCCTGGAGGGGGGTCTATCGTGGCCTCGCTCCGCTGGGCTCTAAACATGGAACCTATCGTTATAGGAAAGCCCTCTCCCTTCCTTTTGGAATCCATAATGAATCACTACGGCGTGGTTAAGGAACAGGCGGTTATCGTTGGTGATAGATTGGATACGGATATAGAAATGGGAAAGAAAGCAGGAATGAGAACAGTGCTTGTCTTAACGGGCGTGACGAGCAGGGAAGAAGCGGAGAGACAAGCTATAAAGCCGGACGAGATAATAGAGAAATTGGACGAT